The genomic window ACTTTTTATTGGTGGATGAAGCTGGGCGAGTGGCTTTATATCTCCGCAAACAAGACATTGCGCTTTAATAAATGAACTGTTTTCATTATAATATGACAGCCATATCTGCTTTACCTCTGGGCGCTCATGAACATATTTCAAATCTGTTTCTAACTGAAAAACCAAGTTGGTGCCGAGGACTTCTTCTGTAATGAAAGGATTATCAGGACTCATTTCAGGAACCCACGAATCAAGAAATTTCAATACAGCCTGAAATCCTTCATCCTCTGTTTGGCCTCCGACAATATGATGATAATCCCTGAAAGCCTCAAATTTTTTGAAAGCGTTGCCCTTTGAGTCAACTCCCAAAACATAGCCAGAATTATCCCACATAAAATTAGGTGAGACACCGGAAGTTCTTTTTACTGCTTCAGGCGTTACAACTTGTTTCGGGAACTTCTTTTTATTCTGGATCTCTCTAAGGTCGTTTATTCTCAGCATCCGACCTTCTTTATCAATTACAATAGCAAAACTTATTTTTTCACTACTAAAACCAAGCGGAGAAATATCACTGCCTTCATCTAAAAGAAGTCTTTTATAGTATTTATCGAGCTCCTGAATGATCATCCCCTCACCTCCTCAGACACAAATGGAGGCACATCGATAATCCCATCTTTTGATTTGGCCCGGAAGAATCTCGGAGTCATTCCGTTATTGAAATCGATATCATGCAGCATCCACCCATAATCCTTTTCGCCTTTCAATTCTGAAGCTGGAACTTCATCTTCTACAAGTTCGAATGCTGCTGAAAACTCACGGCAACCAAGGCATGGAGTATTGAAGCATTGCCCTTTTCTCGCCCGTCTTTCAAACATCTCCTTATGTTTTAAGGGATTGTTATCGCCGGACAGGATCTCAAAATCAGCTTCAATTATATAGGAGACATCCTTTAAAACCATTGCTGCCCTCTGCTGTCTATCGTCCTCAATAAAAACTGAAAGCTCTGTTTTGCGATCTTTCATGGCTTTCTTGATGTTTGAGGCTGAAAGAACATTACCCAATTCATTTCTTCGTATGTTGTCAAATTTGATTGGATTAAGGACATGAATACGCCTGACATTCCACCTTATCTCAGGTTTCCAGTATACGGCC from Desulforegula conservatrix Mb1Pa includes these protein-coding regions:
- the cas5c gene encoding type I-C CRISPR-associated protein Cas5c gives rise to the protein MAYGIKLKVWGPYACFTRPEMKVERVSYDIMTPSAARGILEAVYWKPEIRWNVRRIHVLNPIKFDNIRRNELGNVLSASNIKKAMKDRKTELSVFIEDDRQQRAAMVLKDVSYIIEADFEILSGDNNPLKHKEMFERRARKGQCFNTPCLGCREFSAAFELVEDEVPASELKGEKDYGWMLHDIDFNNGMTPRFFRAKSKDGIIDVPPFVSEEVRG